DNA sequence from the Nicotiana tomentosiformis chromosome 3, ASM39032v3, whole genome shotgun sequence genome:
tatagttatttgaaatgtagtagtatgcgatatcaagtaatttagatgaaccgatgactgtgacatattttagagacattgtgACCTCtctgctttagaattttgagggtccccctcaaaattctgccctagtttAAGCGCAATACTTCTGACAATACTTTGGCTATTTCGCATATGATgaagttggctggacttgctttagaattttgagggtcctcctcaaaattctgcctcaGTTTCTGATCATGTCAAattgaagattttattaagatgtgaccgaacccacagggctgcctacgtatcccctcttaaatgggaatcaggtcaagcgtagtccagttacatcaaatgaagaaatgtaagcaatcctaaacatagtatctcttgactgcgtctgagttgataggttttggccaaatctctccgtccatttctgcaagtataagtgctcctcctattaatactcgatgaaccatgtagggaccttgccaattgggtaaaaatttccctttagcttcatcttgatgcgggaaaatTCGCTTTAGtaccaactgccccggtgtgaattaccttggtctgacctttttgttgaaagagCTTGCCATTCTGTTCTTGTAGAGTTGACCGTGGCATACTACatccattctctttccatcaatgaGGTCCAATTGTTCAAAGCGGCTTTGTACCCATTCTGCGTCgctgagctcagcttcttgtatgattcttagagaagggatttctacttcggcAGGAATAACCACTTCTGTATCGTAGACCAATAACTAGGGAATTGCCCTGGTTGATGTGCAaaccgtggtacgatatccaagcagagtaaatggtagcttctcgtgccattgtttgtaattatctaccattttcctcaatatcttcctgatgtttttgttggcggcttctacaactccattcatttgcggcccGTATGCTGTGgagttcttatgcttgatcttgaaagtTTCACACATGGCCTTCATTAAATCACTATTTAGATTAgcggcattgtcggtgatgattgactaTGGTactccgaatcgacaaacaatgtgatcccgaacaaaatctgcagcgaccttcttagttacagctttgTAAGATGCGACTTCAActcattttgtgaaatagtctatggccactagaataactttatgcccatttgaagcagcgggttcgatCGGACCGATGACGCCCatgccccaagcggagaaaggccagggtgcacttgttgcattgagttcattgggtggcactcgtatcatatccgcatgtatctggcattggtgatacTTTTGTacatacttgatgcagtctgtttccatggtcatccagaaataccatgctcttagtattttcttggctaAGACAAAACCATTCATGGGTGGCCCGCAAGTTCTGGCATGTATTTTCTCGAGCAATCTGAatgcttccttggcatcgacacaccatAGTAACCCCAGGTCAAgagtccttttgtacaaaattcctcCGTTTTGAAAGAAATGGTTAGCTAACCTTCGGAGTGTGtgtttctgagtatgatttgcgtgctccaggtactctccttttgccaagtattctttgatatcgtggaaccatggatttccatcactttcatcttcaacatgagcacaataatatGGCttcttatgaattcctattgggataggatcgatgaaattcttgtctgggtgttgtatcatggaagataaagtggccaatgcatctgcgaactcattctaaACCCtcagaacatgtttgaattctatcttcgtgaacctcttgatcagctcttgcaCACAGTACagatatggcaatattttggtattctttgtatcCCATTCTCCTAAAACCTGATGCACCAAAAGGTCGGAATCTCCAATCACCAGCAATTTctgaacattcatgtcaatggctaacctgagtcccaagatgcaagcctcatattcttccatattgttggtacatggaaacttgagttttgcggataccggatagtATTGGTCTGTTTCTGACACTAAGACAGCTccgatacccactcctttgaagtttgcagctccatcgaagaacattctccaaccatcgtatgcttcggtgatatcttctcccacAAACAATACCTCCTCGTCGGGAAAATATGTTTTCAATGGTTGGTATTCTCCGtctacaggattttctgccaaatgatcCACCAACGCTTGCCCTTTGACCGCCTTAtgagttacataaatgatgtcgaactcactcatcaatatctgccattttgctaacgttctcataggcatgggtttctggaagatgtatttcagcggatccatccttgatatgagatatgtggtgcaggcacagaagtagtgccttaacgtttgagctatccatgtcaaagcacagcaggtgcgctCCAGTAAAGAGTACCGTGCTTCAAATGTGTGAATTTCTTACTCATATAATATATGGCCTACTCCTTTCTTCCCATCTCATCATGTTGTCCGAGAACATAACCAAAAGCCTCATCTAGTACGGACAAATAAAGCAACAAAGGTTTCCCTGGTTccggtgggaccagaacaggtggtttagataaatactccttgattttgtcgaaggctttctggcattatttagtccagcttgttgcaacatctttcttcaacattttgaaaatcggttcacagaTCACAATTAATTGTGCTATGAAATGGCTGATGTAGTTGAGacgccctaagaaactcatcacatatttcttgttcttcggaggtggcaagtcctggatagctttgacctttgacgggtccaattcaatccctcgtcggctgacgatgaatcctagcaATTTTCCGGcggggactccgaaggcacactttgcgTGATTCAATTTCAGATTGTATCTTCGAAGCCGATCGAAGAATTTCTTCAAGTATGCTATATGATCTGCGCCTTttctggatttgatgatgacgtcatccacatacacctctatttccttgtgtatcacaTCGTGGAAAATAGTGGTCATAGCTCTCATGTAAGTTGCTCCAGCATTCTTCAGGCCAAACAatatcattttatagcagtacattCCCCATTGACGGGCctggatggtgcagcagtccaattCTTGAGAGCAGCTCATTTTTCAacggtctgaatggtaaggtcttcctcctcctcctcaactatcgcactgcaatccatgtcttcgtcATCCAGAAATAGCTTCCTTATGCCAGCTCTTCATATTCCTCAGACTCCcatatcatgtcagcttgatgaaatgtctggtgcaaatgtggtaccggttgttccagcggataataaggaccgcgccatggtggtgaccaatcCTGGTACTCTTGCCAAGTATAATTGTACCCAAGACCGAAAGTTGTACCATGATGCTTCGGATGTGccggtttggtg
Encoded proteins:
- the LOC138908029 gene encoding uncharacterized protein, with translation MIQHPDKNFIDPIPIGIHKKPYYCAHVEDESDGNPWFHDIKEYLAKGEYLEHANHTQKHTLRRLANHFFQNGGILYKRTLDLGLLWCVDAKEAFRLLEKIHARTCGPPMNGFVLAKKILRAWYFWMTMETDCIKYVQKYHQCQIHADMIRVPPNELNATSAPWPFSAWGMGVIGPIEPAASNGHKVILVAIDYFTK
- the LOC138908030 gene encoding uncharacterized protein is translated as MPMRTLAKWQILMSEFDIIYVTHKAVKGQALVDHLAENPVDGEYQPLKTYFPDEEVLFVGEDITEAYDGWRMFFDGAANFKGVGIGAVLVSETDQYYPVSAKLKFPCTNNMEEYEACILGLRLAIDMNVQKLLVIGDSDLLVHQVLGEWDTKNTKILPYLYCVQELIKRFTKIEFKHVLRV